A genomic segment from Syntrophotalea acetylenivorans encodes:
- a CDS encoding helicase C-terminal domain-containing protein, translating into MDQVIHPQAAEDMRRAIRAANGNEVFFLGHTDSELRLSEVEVLARGNAEAVPAVLQACRFGDVVIHNHPGGQLQPSSADVEIASRLGSLGVAFYIVDNSVESVYKVVEPFAPRLEEHVDPQRIAELLGPEGVVADSLPGYEERPEQLRMAFAVGEAFNRGQLTTIEAGTGTGKSLAYLLPAILWALANEERVVVSTNTINLQEQLVRKDLPFLQRATGLRFRAVLVKGRGNYLCRRRTETAHLEPGLFDDELTGEFNSILAWAEQTSDGSKEELSFIPRSQVWEEVCCEPDQCARVRCAHYGDCFFHKARRLASQADLLVVNHALLLSDLALRLQTDNYTTTAVLPPFDRVILDEAHHLEDVATRYFSTQVTRFAFARVLNRLRHPRKAERGLLPRFLAKLSAELPDSEDALYRRLHERIESLIVDRQQLFDRAVADLEDIGRDLADHLKQDISEREEIKQRLVPKLTGSDFWTSVSERVRQLSRQTEDLAKALAALLKDCEALPELVAEKLNSPLTDLRGVVGRLGGIATDLSCFIATDESTCGWFEVKQGRIGRGQGVITRLCTAPLAVAERLKQALYDRFRTVVMTSATLAVADSFSYFKERVGIDRAEPTRITELLLQSPFDFASQALVVVPTDVPEPGRGGYGEMVRDLSEKAIVSADGRSFVLFTAYSLLRRVHGELSPVLGARGYRCLRQGEENRHRLLKTFAGDATSVLFGTDSFWEGVDVPGRALEQVIITRLPFKVPTEPVLEARAEAIEKAGGDPFMSYTVPQAAIKFKQGFGRLIRHRNDRGVVLILDSRVVKKGYGRIFLRSLPDARVLTGPAEQVLGEMASFQAELSTAD; encoded by the coding sequence ATGGACCAGGTAATTCATCCCCAGGCCGCCGAGGACATGCGCCGGGCCATTCGGGCCGCAAACGGCAACGAGGTCTTCTTTCTCGGTCATACCGACAGCGAATTACGCTTAAGCGAGGTCGAGGTGCTGGCCCGGGGCAATGCCGAGGCGGTACCGGCGGTTCTGCAAGCCTGCCGTTTCGGGGACGTCGTTATTCACAATCATCCCGGAGGACAGCTGCAGCCTTCTTCCGCCGATGTGGAGATTGCTTCCCGGTTGGGCTCTCTTGGGGTGGCATTCTATATTGTGGATAACTCTGTGGAAAGTGTGTATAAGGTGGTTGAGCCCTTTGCGCCGCGCCTGGAAGAGCATGTGGATCCACAGCGTATTGCGGAACTGCTCGGCCCCGAAGGGGTGGTGGCCGACAGTCTGCCCGGCTACGAAGAACGGCCCGAGCAGTTGCGCATGGCATTTGCCGTCGGCGAAGCTTTCAACCGAGGTCAGCTGACCACCATCGAAGCCGGCACCGGAACCGGCAAGAGTTTAGCCTACCTGCTGCCGGCCATCCTCTGGGCTCTGGCCAACGAGGAACGGGTGGTGGTCTCGACCAACACCATCAACCTGCAGGAACAGCTGGTTCGTAAGGACCTGCCCTTTCTGCAGCGGGCCACCGGCCTGCGTTTTCGTGCCGTGTTGGTCAAAGGGCGCGGTAACTACCTCTGCCGCCGCCGCACCGAGACGGCTCACCTGGAGCCGGGGCTGTTCGATGACGAGTTGACCGGGGAGTTCAACAGCATCCTCGCCTGGGCCGAACAGACCAGTGACGGCTCCAAAGAAGAGCTGTCCTTTATCCCCCGCAGCCAAGTGTGGGAGGAAGTCTGTTGCGAGCCCGATCAATGCGCCCGGGTTCGGTGTGCTCACTATGGCGACTGCTTCTTTCACAAGGCTCGCCGGTTGGCGTCTCAGGCCGATCTGCTGGTGGTCAATCACGCCCTGCTGCTGTCCGACTTGGCCCTGCGCCTGCAGACCGATAACTATACGACCACCGCGGTGCTGCCGCCTTTCGATCGGGTGATCCTCGACGAAGCCCATCACCTGGAGGACGTCGCCACCCGCTATTTCTCTACCCAGGTAACCCGCTTCGCCTTCGCCCGGGTGCTCAATCGCCTGCGCCATCCGCGCAAGGCCGAGCGAGGCCTGCTGCCCCGGTTTCTGGCCAAGTTGTCTGCAGAACTGCCGGACAGCGAGGATGCCCTCTATCGGCGTTTGCATGAGCGTATCGAGTCTTTGATTGTCGATCGTCAGCAGCTTTTCGACCGAGCCGTTGCCGATCTTGAGGATATCGGCCGTGATCTCGCGGATCACCTGAAGCAGGATATCAGCGAACGGGAGGAGATCAAACAGCGCCTGGTGCCGAAACTGACCGGCAGCGATTTTTGGACTTCGGTCAGCGAGCGGGTTCGTCAGTTGAGCCGCCAGACGGAAGATCTGGCCAAAGCCCTGGCGGCGTTGCTCAAGGATTGTGAAGCACTACCCGAGCTGGTCGCCGAGAAGCTGAACTCCCCCCTTACCGATCTGAGGGGCGTGGTCGGACGCCTCGGCGGTATCGCCACCGATCTGAGCTGTTTTATCGCTACCGACGAGTCAACCTGCGGCTGGTTCGAGGTCAAACAGGGACGCATCGGCCGCGGCCAGGGCGTCATCACCCGCCTCTGCACCGCGCCTCTGGCGGTAGCGGAGCGCCTCAAGCAGGCTCTTTACGACCGGTTCCGCACCGTGGTTATGACCAGTGCCACCCTGGCCGTCGCCGACTCCTTCAGCTACTTTAAGGAACGGGTCGGTATCGACCGGGCAGAGCCGACCCGGATCACCGAACTGCTGCTGCAGTCGCCCTTTGATTTTGCCAGTCAGGCTTTGGTGGTGGTGCCTACCGATGTGCCCGAGCCGGGCCGGGGCGGCTACGGCGAAATGGTCCGGGACCTGAGCGAGAAGGCCATCGTCAGTGCCGACGGCCGTTCCTTCGTGTTGTTTACCGCCTATTCCCTGTTGCGCCGGGTCCATGGCGAGCTGTCCCCGGTGCTCGGAGCCCGCGGTTATCGCTGTCTGCGCCAGGGGGAGGAAAACCGCCATCGGCTGCTCAAGACCTTTGCCGGCGATGCCACCAGTGTGCTGTTCGGCACCGATTCCTTTTGGGAGGGGGTCGATGTCCCGGGGCGGGCTTTGGAGCAGGTCATTATTACCCGCCTGCCCTTCAAGGTGCCTACCGAACCGGTGCTCGAAGCGCGGGCAGAGGCTATCGAAAAGGCCGGGGGCGACCCCTTCATGAGCTACACGGTGCCCCAGGCGGCGATCAAGTTCAAGCAGGGCTTCGGCCGTCTGATTCGCCACCGCAACGACCGTGGGGTGGTGCTGATTCTCGACAGCAGGGTGGTCAAGAAGGGCTACGGACGCATCTTCCTCCGCTCCCTGCCTGACGCCCGTGTGCTGACCGGGCCAGCGGAACAGGTACTGGGGGAAATGGCCAGTTTTCAGGCTGAACTATCCACGGCCGACTGA
- the uvrB gene encoding excinuclease ABC subunit UvrB, whose amino-acid sequence MAKFDLQSEYQPRGDQPRAIEELSAGIERGDGHQVLLGVTGSGKTFTVANVINQVQRPALVLAHNKTLAAQLYGEFKELFPNNAVEYFVSYYDYYQPEAYVASTDTFIEKDSSINEEIDKLRHSATRSLLSRNDVLIVASVSCIYGLGSPEAYFGMLIRLEEGQELERNDLLRRLVDIQYSRNDVDFHRGTFRVRGDTVEIFPAYEEDRALRIEFFGDEIEAISEIDPIRGKVTDRLERTAIFPASHYVATRPTLDRAIKEIQEELRERIVYFRERNMLVEAQRIEQRTLFDIEMMEEMGYCQGIENYSRFLDGRKVGQPPATLFDYFPDNSLLFIDESHVSVSQVGAMYRGDRSRKENLVNYGFRLPSALDNRPLKFEEFEAKGIQTVYVSATPADYELTKAEGVVVEQIVRPTGLIDPPIEVRPASGQVDDLIDEVRTTVERGERILVTTLTKRMAEELTGYLKELGIKVRYLHSDIHTMERMEIIRDLRKGVFDVLVGINLLREGLDIPEVSLVTILDADKEGFLRSERSLIQTCGRAARNVDGRVIMYGDKITRSMQACINETERRRVVQLAYNEEHGITPQTVKKSLRTILEDIAEKDYAELPQVAEEGAEWHTPNELREEIARLKAEMLQAAGDLEFEKAAELRDKMLVLEKQELLVRDG is encoded by the coding sequence ATGGCCAAATTCGATCTCCAATCCGAATATCAACCCCGTGGCGACCAGCCGCGGGCCATCGAAGAGCTGTCCGCCGGTATCGAGCGGGGCGACGGCCATCAGGTTTTGCTCGGTGTCACCGGTTCGGGCAAGACCTTCACCGTGGCCAATGTCATTAACCAGGTGCAGCGGCCGGCTCTGGTTTTGGCCCATAACAAAACCCTGGCCGCCCAGCTCTACGGCGAATTTAAAGAGCTGTTTCCCAACAACGCCGTCGAGTATTTTGTCTCCTACTACGACTACTATCAGCCCGAAGCCTACGTTGCCAGCACCGATACCTTTATCGAAAAGGATTCCTCCATCAATGAGGAGATCGACAAGCTGCGCCACAGCGCCACCCGCAGCCTGCTGTCCCGCAACGATGTCCTGATCGTCGCTTCCGTCTCCTGCATCTACGGCCTCGGTTCGCCGGAGGCCTACTTTGGCATGCTGATCCGTCTCGAAGAGGGACAGGAGCTGGAGCGCAACGACCTGCTGCGCCGCTTGGTAGATATCCAGTACAGCCGCAACGACGTCGATTTTCATCGCGGTACCTTTCGGGTGCGGGGCGATACGGTGGAGATCTTTCCCGCCTACGAGGAAGACCGGGCCCTGCGCATCGAGTTCTTCGGCGACGAGATCGAGGCCATCAGCGAGATCGACCCGATTCGCGGCAAGGTCACCGACCGCCTGGAGCGCACCGCCATCTTCCCTGCCAGTCACTATGTCGCCACCCGGCCGACTCTGGATCGGGCGATCAAGGAGATTCAGGAAGAGCTGCGGGAGCGTATCGTCTACTTCCGCGAGCGCAACATGTTGGTCGAGGCCCAACGCATCGAGCAGCGCACCCTGTTCGACATCGAAATGATGGAAGAGATGGGCTATTGCCAGGGTATCGAGAACTACTCGCGTTTTCTCGACGGCCGCAAAGTCGGTCAGCCGCCGGCCACCCTCTTCGACTACTTTCCCGACAACTCGTTGCTGTTCATCGATGAGAGCCACGTTTCTGTTTCCCAGGTTGGCGCCATGTACCGAGGCGACCGTTCGCGCAAGGAAAACCTGGTCAACTACGGCTTCCGCCTGCCCAGCGCCCTCGACAACCGGCCTCTCAAGTTCGAGGAGTTCGAGGCCAAGGGCATCCAGACCGTCTACGTCTCGGCCACCCCGGCCGACTACGAGCTGACCAAGGCCGAGGGTGTGGTGGTCGAGCAGATCGTCCGTCCCACCGGCCTTATCGATCCGCCCATCGAAGTGCGCCCGGCCAGCGGCCAGGTCGACGATCTGATCGACGAGGTGCGCACCACCGTCGAGCGCGGAGAGCGCATCCTGGTCACCACCCTCACCAAGCGCATGGCCGAGGAGCTCACCGGCTATCTCAAGGAACTCGGCATCAAGGTGCGCTACCTCCATTCCGATATTCACACTATGGAGCGGATGGAGATCATTCGCGATCTGCGCAAGGGGGTGTTCGACGTGCTGGTCGGCATCAACCTGCTGCGCGAGGGGCTCGATATCCCCGAGGTCTCTCTGGTGACGATCCTCGACGCCGACAAGGAAGGCTTCCTGCGCTCCGAGCGTTCGCTGATTCAGACCTGCGGTCGCGCCGCCCGAAATGTCGATGGCCGAGTCATCATGTACGGCGACAAGATCACCCGATCCATGCAGGCCTGCATCAACGAGACCGAGCGGCGGCGCGTTGTCCAGTTAGCGTATAACGAAGAGCACGGCATCACCCCGCAGACGGTCAAGAAGTCACTGCGTACCATCCTCGAAGACATTGCCGAAAAGGATTACGCCGAGCTACCGCAGGTGGCCGAGGAAGGCGCCGAGTGGCACACACCCAACGAGTTGCGCGAAGAGATCGCCCGCCTCAAGGCCGAGATGCTGCAGGCCGCCGGGGATCTGGAGTTTGAAAAGGCCGCCGAACTGCGGGACAAAATGCTGGTGCTGGAAAAGCAGGAATTACTGGTACGGGATGGGTGA
- a CDS encoding DoxX family protein has protein sequence MIKKLLSTPDDLSLAVLRLILGGVFFIHGAQKALGWFGGHGLNNTLDAFTQGMGLPLLVAVLVVAAEFLGAIGLIVGFLTRLAAAGIFAVMVGAIGIVHLKHGFFMNWFGNQAGEGIEYHLLAIAISLALVLSGGGMASVDRFLSRK, from the coding sequence ATGATAAAAAAACTGCTGTCTACCCCGGATGATCTCTCGCTGGCGGTTCTGCGTCTGATTCTCGGTGGCGTGTTTTTCATCCACGGCGCCCAAAAGGCCCTTGGCTGGTTCGGTGGCCACGGCCTGAACAACACTCTTGATGCTTTCACCCAGGGCATGGGTCTGCCGCTGCTGGTGGCAGTGCTGGTGGTGGCCGCTGAATTTCTCGGCGCCATCGGCCTGATCGTCGGTTTTCTAACCCGCCTCGCCGCAGCCGGTATCTTTGCGGTGATGGTCGGGGCCATTGGCATCGTGCACTTGAAGCACGGCTTTTTTATGAACTGGTTCGGAAATCAGGCGGGCGAAGGCATCGAATATCATCTGCTGGCCATCGCCATCTCCCTGGCCTTGGTACTAAGTGGCGGCGGAATGGCCTCCGTGGACAGGTTTTTATCCCGCAAATAA
- a CDS encoding RtcB family protein: protein MAVKVEKIDECRWRIPREGAMRTEGLIYASRQMMAVLQREQALEQVRNVATLPGIVGPSLAMPDIHWGYGFPIGGVAAFDAEEGIVSPGGVGYDINCGVRLMRSSLAVTDVRPHLKTLADSLFQRVPSGVGSSRRDFRLNQEEERQVLLRGARWVVEQGLGTAEDLNHIEAGGCIDGADPEFLSDRALERGRDQLGTLGSGNHFIEVQQVEEIHDPVAADVLGLFPGQITVTIHTGSRGLGYQVCDDYLRVMLRAAAKYGITLPDRQLCCAPLSSPEGRQYLAAMACAANYAFANRQLITASVRQTFEEVLGAGAEALQLSLIYDVCHNIAKWEQHVFEGKKRRLCVHRKGATRAFPPGHAEIPACYRSIGQPVLIPGDMGRYSYVLVGTAGAMNETFGSICHGAGRVLSRHKAKKAARGRNIFAELADRGILLRAAGRGTVAEEISEAYKDVTEVVGVVQQAGIGRIVARLKPMAVIKG from the coding sequence ATGGCTGTCAAGGTCGAAAAAATAGACGAGTGCCGCTGGCGGATTCCCCGGGAAGGGGCGATGCGCACGGAAGGGCTGATCTATGCCAGTCGCCAGATGATGGCGGTATTGCAGCGGGAACAGGCTCTTGAGCAGGTTCGCAATGTCGCTACCCTGCCCGGCATCGTCGGCCCTTCCCTGGCCATGCCGGATATTCACTGGGGCTACGGCTTTCCCATCGGCGGGGTGGCGGCTTTCGACGCCGAGGAAGGGATAGTCTCCCCCGGCGGGGTCGGTTACGACATTAACTGCGGTGTGCGGCTGATGCGTTCCAGCCTGGCAGTGACCGATGTGCGGCCCCATCTGAAGACCCTGGCCGACAGCCTCTTTCAGCGTGTTCCTTCCGGGGTCGGTTCCAGCCGGCGGGACTTCCGCCTGAATCAGGAGGAAGAACGCCAGGTGTTGCTACGGGGAGCACGCTGGGTGGTGGAGCAGGGTCTGGGGACGGCCGAGGACCTCAACCATATCGAGGCCGGCGGTTGTATCGATGGGGCCGACCCGGAATTCCTTTCCGATAGGGCCCTGGAGAGGGGTCGTGATCAGCTTGGGACCCTCGGCTCCGGAAATCATTTCATCGAGGTTCAGCAGGTCGAAGAAATACACGATCCGGTCGCCGCCGATGTGTTGGGCTTGTTTCCCGGCCAGATCACGGTGACCATTCATACCGGCAGCCGTGGTCTCGGCTATCAGGTCTGCGACGATTATTTGCGGGTGATGCTGCGGGCGGCAGCTAAATACGGAATCACCCTGCCCGATCGCCAGCTTTGCTGTGCCCCGTTGAGCAGTCCGGAGGGACGCCAATATCTGGCGGCCATGGCCTGTGCAGCCAATTATGCCTTTGCCAACCGGCAACTGATAACGGCTTCGGTACGCCAAACCTTTGAAGAGGTGTTGGGTGCTGGTGCCGAGGCCCTGCAGCTGTCCCTTATTTACGACGTATGTCACAATATAGCCAAGTGGGAGCAGCACGTTTTCGAAGGCAAAAAGCGCCGGCTTTGTGTGCATCGCAAGGGGGCGACCCGGGCCTTCCCTCCCGGTCACGCCGAGATTCCCGCCTGCTATCGCTCTATCGGTCAGCCGGTGCTGATTCCTGGTGATATGGGAAGATATTCCTATGTCCTGGTCGGTACCGCCGGCGCCATGAATGAAACCTTCGGCTCCATCTGTCACGGAGCCGGCCGGGTTCTGTCCCGACATAAGGCCAAAAAAGCCGCACGCGGCCGCAATATTTTCGCGGAACTCGCCGATCGGGGAATCTTGCTGCGGGCCGCGGGACGAGGCACGGTGGCGGAAGAAATCAGCGAAGCCTACAAGGACGTGACCGAGGTGGTGGGCGTGGTGCAGCAGGCCGGCATCGGCCGTATCGTGGCCCGGCTTAAACCCATGGCAGTCATCAAAGGCTGA
- a CDS encoding complex I NDUFA9 subunit family protein produces MKVFVTGGTGFVGREVIRQLLAAGHEPACLVRPGSEHKLPEVQGLTIRFGDVTKPASLDGALLDCQAVIHLVGIIREFADRGITFDRLHRQGTANIVAAAESQQVGRFVHMSSNGVKENAATEYYRSKWQAEQVLRGSGLSWTIFRPSVIFGAEDDFCNRLAEMIRRLPVVPVLGNGRYRIAPVAVEDVAAGFVAALQEPASIGRVYPVCGRDSFTFNELLDQIGRALGRSRVSKAHHPLFLVKPLVASLQFLPSFPLTSEQLTMLVAGNVCDPHPWMEDFGIEPRSFAEAITRQFQGTPS; encoded by the coding sequence ATGAAGGTCTTTGTCACAGGTGGCACCGGCTTCGTCGGTCGCGAAGTGATTCGGCAGCTATTGGCCGCAGGGCATGAGCCGGCTTGCCTGGTACGGCCCGGCTCGGAACACAAGTTGCCCGAAGTGCAGGGGCTGACCATCCGTTTCGGCGATGTGACCAAGCCGGCCTCCCTCGACGGTGCTCTTCTGGACTGTCAGGCGGTAATTCACCTGGTCGGTATTATCCGCGAATTTGCCGACCGCGGCATTACCTTCGACCGGCTTCACCGGCAGGGCACGGCCAATATAGTGGCGGCCGCCGAATCTCAGCAGGTTGGGCGCTTCGTCCATATGAGCAGCAACGGGGTCAAGGAGAATGCCGCAACCGAATACTATCGCAGCAAATGGCAGGCCGAACAGGTTCTGCGTGGCAGCGGTCTGAGCTGGACTATCTTTCGCCCCTCGGTGATCTTCGGTGCAGAGGACGATTTCTGCAACCGCCTGGCGGAGATGATCCGGCGTTTGCCGGTGGTGCCGGTTCTGGGCAACGGCCGTTACCGCATCGCTCCGGTAGCGGTGGAGGATGTCGCGGCCGGTTTCGTCGCCGCCCTGCAGGAGCCGGCCAGCATTGGCCGCGTCTATCCTGTCTGCGGCCGGGACAGTTTCACTTTTAACGAATTGCTCGACCAGATCGGCCGCGCTCTGGGCCGCTCCCGCGTAAGCAAGGCCCACCATCCCCTCTTTCTGGTCAAACCGCTGGTAGCCAGTCTTCAGTTCCTCCCCTCTTTCCCTCTGACCAGCGAGCAGCTCACCATGTTGGTGGCTGGAAATGTTTGTGATCCGCATCCCTGGATGGAGGATTTCGGAATTGAGCCGAGGTCTTTTGCCGAGGCGATTACCCGACAATTTCAGGGAACACCGAGCTGA
- a CDS encoding iron-sulfur cluster assembly scaffold protein has translation MYSPAVIEHFTNPHNIGYIEDATVAVQYGEPSCGDFLLVFLKIDDHIISEMKYKVLGCAAAIATASMTSVMATGRSVNEALELTETEIAKALGGLPPDKMHCSNLAVGALKAALRVYLSRLEQEAEENY, from the coding sequence ATGTACAGCCCCGCCGTTATTGAACATTTCACCAATCCACACAACATCGGCTACATCGAAGATGCGACCGTAGCCGTGCAATACGGTGAACCTTCCTGTGGCGACTTCCTGCTGGTCTTTCTAAAAATAGACGACCATATTATCAGCGAGATGAAATACAAGGTGTTGGGCTGCGCCGCTGCCATCGCCACCGCCTCCATGACCAGCGTTATGGCCACCGGTCGCTCGGTGAACGAAGCTTTGGAGTTGACCGAGACTGAAATTGCCAAAGCCCTGGGAGGCCTCCCTCCCGACAAGATGCACTGCTCCAATTTGGCTGTTGGTGCTCTGAAGGCGGCGTTGAGGGTTTATCTCAGTCGGCTGGAGCAGGAAGCGGAAGAAAACTACTGA
- a CDS encoding archease: MPKLIVPQDSTAGGYRLLEHTADMGIEAWADSLDALFIAAARGLQEILFGPNGLPVGHQQLKVELQAGDEEELLVAWLGEILFLVEQRGFCPVFFVIEEIGRQTLKGSVVGRYQQEGTSPLREVKAVTYHLLRVLHRDNRWQARVYLDL, translated from the coding sequence ATGCCTAAGTTGATAGTGCCACAAGATTCTACCGCAGGCGGTTACCGATTGTTGGAACATACGGCTGATATGGGCATCGAGGCATGGGCTGATTCTCTCGATGCCCTCTTTATCGCCGCTGCTCGGGGCTTGCAGGAGATCCTTTTCGGGCCAAACGGTTTGCCGGTGGGCCACCAGCAGCTGAAAGTGGAGCTTCAAGCCGGAGATGAAGAAGAGTTATTGGTCGCCTGGCTGGGGGAGATTCTCTTTCTGGTTGAACAACGGGGTTTTTGCCCCGTATTTTTTGTTATTGAAGAGATAGGACGGCAGACACTAAAAGGCTCGGTGGTCGGCCGATATCAACAGGAAGGGACCAGCCCGCTACGTGAGGTCAAAGCGGTTACTTACCACCTTCTGCGCGTGCTTCATCGAGATAACCGTTGGCAGGCGCGAGTTTATCTTGACCTTTAA
- a CDS encoding sensor domain-containing diguanylate cyclase → MVDQDELYRVMEKKECMRYENLQNNPVKLNIVLGELVPDSIAFIPLRYQDQKIGVAILLAKNEFARSFSGLESKNFIQQATPFLYNSNLIRRLEELAAMDELTGSLNRRFGMKRLQEEFSRAQRFSTSFSLCLIDIDHFKTINDTFGHQAGDEVLRSVTTQMQGDLRSSDFIVRYGGEEFLLVLPGASLADSYEIMERMRRRIEAFQLQFGSYSINFTISSGICSFPSKNITEPSDMIRAADITMYKAKNSGRNRIMTTEE, encoded by the coding sequence ATGGTTGACCAGGATGAGCTTTATCGGGTCATGGAGAAAAAGGAATGCATGCGTTACGAGAACCTGCAAAACAATCCCGTGAAACTCAATATCGTCCTGGGAGAGTTAGTTCCCGATTCAATCGCTTTCATTCCACTGCGATACCAGGACCAGAAAATAGGCGTTGCTATACTGCTTGCCAAAAATGAATTCGCCAGGTCCTTCAGCGGCCTGGAAAGCAAGAACTTCATCCAACAGGCAACCCCTTTCCTGTATAACAGCAACCTGATCCGTCGCCTTGAAGAGCTTGCGGCAATGGATGAGTTGACAGGCTCGCTCAATCGCCGGTTCGGCATGAAGAGATTGCAGGAAGAGTTCAGCAGGGCCCAGCGATTCAGTACCTCGTTCTCGCTCTGCCTCATTGACATCGATCATTTCAAGACCATCAACGATACTTTTGGCCATCAGGCGGGAGATGAGGTCCTTCGGAGCGTTACAACGCAGATGCAGGGTGACCTGCGTTCTTCGGATTTCATTGTACGTTATGGAGGCGAGGAATTTCTTCTGGTACTTCCGGGCGCGTCTCTTGCCGACTCTTACGAGATCATGGAACGAATGCGCAGAAGGATCGAGGCCTTTCAACTGCAGTTCGGCTCCTACTCGATTAACTTCACCATCAGCAGCGGCATCTGCAGTTTTCCATCGAAGAACATTACTGAACCAAGCGACATGATTCGTGCCGCAGATATTACCATGTACAAAGCCAAGAACAGTGGTAGAAATCGCATCATGACTACCGAGGAATAA
- a CDS encoding BCAM0308 family protein, translating into MQKDVRKFGNSDKRGRVNTSNDPYLDQAGLPEPALCSECGAVYRKKRWFFDNEEAALLKRDAATRNVVCPGCRKIKDRYAEGFVSLRGAYLWQHEAEIRSMLRNEEHKAMAKNPLSRIISMERSADDMLIETTEEKLAEHLGRALHKAHQGDLKVTWADDHAVCRVDWRRDA; encoded by the coding sequence ATGCAAAAAGACGTGAGAAAGTTTGGCAACAGTGACAAGCGCGGGCGCGTCAATACAAGCAACGATCCTTATCTGGATCAGGCTGGTTTGCCGGAACCTGCCCTCTGTTCGGAATGTGGTGCCGTCTATCGTAAAAAACGCTGGTTTTTTGATAACGAAGAGGCGGCCCTGCTGAAGCGGGATGCTGCCACCCGGAATGTGGTTTGTCCCGGCTGCCGCAAGATCAAAGACCGTTACGCCGAAGGGTTTGTTTCTTTGCGCGGGGCCTACCTGTGGCAGCACGAAGCGGAAATTCGCAGCATGCTGCGTAACGAAGAGCATAAGGCCATGGCTAAAAACCCCCTGAGTCGGATCATCAGTATGGAACGCTCGGCGGATGATATGCTCATCGAGACGACGGAAGAGAAACTCGCTGAGCATCTGGGGCGGGCGTTGCACAAGGCTCATCAAGGTGATTTGAAGGTCACTTGGGCCGATGATCATGCGGTCTGTCGGGTGGATTGGCGTCGAGATGCCTAA
- the rfaD gene encoding ADP-glyceromanno-heptose 6-epimerase has product MIIVTGGAGFIGSNIVQALNARGRTDILVVDDLTDGTKFANIADAQLADYMDKAEFLEKLEAGDDFGGAIEAVLHQGACSTTTEWDGRYMMENNYRYSKVLLHWCLERSVPFIYASSAATYGGGTVFNEDPRYEQPLNVYGYSKVLFDQYVRRILPTAKSQIAGFRYFNVYGPREQHKGSMASVAFHLNNQLLAEGKVKLFEGCDGYGNGEQRRDFVYVGNVVDVNLWFLDNSKVSGIFNVGTGRSQSFNDVAKGVLKAHDRGELIYVPFPDKLKGRYQSFTEADLTRLRAAGYDGEFLTVEQGVERYMEWLKDNPGV; this is encoded by the coding sequence ATGATTATTGTTACCGGCGGGGCCGGATTTATTGGCAGCAACATCGTACAGGCTCTCAACGCCCGGGGACGGACCGACATTTTGGTGGTGGACGACCTGACCGACGGTACCAAGTTCGCCAACATTGCAGACGCTCAATTGGCTGACTATATGGACAAGGCCGAATTCCTGGAAAAACTCGAAGCCGGCGACGACTTCGGCGGCGCCATCGAGGCGGTGCTGCATCAGGGTGCCTGTTCCACCACCACCGAGTGGGACGGCCGCTACATGATGGAAAACAACTACCGTTACTCCAAGGTTCTGCTGCACTGGTGTTTGGAACGCTCCGTCCCCTTTATTTACGCTTCCAGCGCCGCCACCTACGGCGGCGGCACGGTGTTCAACGAAGACCCCCGGTACGAGCAGCCCCTCAACGTCTACGGCTATTCCAAGGTGCTCTTCGATCAGTACGTGCGGCGGATTCTGCCCACGGCCAAAAGCCAGATTGCCGGTTTCCGCTACTTCAACGTTTACGGTCCCCGGGAGCAGCACAAGGGCAGCATGGCCAGCGTTGCCTTCCATCTCAACAACCAGCTGCTCGCCGAAGGCAAGGTTAAGCTCTTTGAAGGTTGCGACGGTTACGGTAACGGCGAGCAGCGCCGCGACTTCGTCTACGTCGGCAACGTGGTCGACGTTAACCTCTGGTTCCTCGACAACTCGAAGGTCTCCGGCATCTTCAATGTCGGTACCGGTCGAAGCCAGAGCTTCAACGATGTGGCCAAAGGGGTGCTCAAAGCCCACGACCGCGGCGAATTGATCTATGTCCCCTTCCCGGACAAGTTGAAAGGACGCTATCAAAGCTTCACCGAGGCCGATCTGACCCGGTTGCGGGCTGCCGGCTATGACGGTGAGTTCCTCACCGTTGAGCAGGGCGTGGAACGTTATATGGAATGGTTGAAGGATAACCCGGGGGTTTGA